In Zobellia roscoffensis, the following are encoded in one genomic region:
- a CDS encoding GTP-binding protein LepA has product MTTYIAHFTAKHNVIPTEQNSIFIWRQESGEVDIKLLEDKIKRESSIHFYGLATDDQVEVKQDDININVFKTMPFSG; this is encoded by the coding sequence ATGACCACGTATATAGCCCATTTTACCGCAAAGCATAATGTAATTCCAACGGAGCAAAATTCCATATTTATATGGCGGCAAGAGAGTGGCGAGGTAGATATAAAACTTCTAGAAGATAAAATTAAAAGAGAGTCATCCATACACTTTTACGGCCTTGCAACAGACGATCAGGTGGAGGTAAAACAAGATGACATCAACATCAACGTTTTTAAAACAATGCCGTTTTCAGGTTAG
- a CDS encoding type IA DNA topoisomerase: MKVCIAEKPSVAREIASVLGATTKRDGYYEGNGYAVTYTFGHLCTLKEPNDYKPHWKSWDLNNLPMLPERFETKVSKDSGIRKQFNIIKQLFDKADVVINCGDAGQEGELIQRWVINQANYKGKVERLWISSLTTEAIKEGFKNLKPSEDYDNLYYAGFSRAIGDWLLGMNATRLYTVKHGGYKQMLSVGRVQTPTLAMLVNRFNEIENFKPQPYWELQTRYRDTLFSYEEGRFLKVEDGEKLAKIVKEHDFEIVSITKKAGNEYAPKLFDLTGLQVYCNTKFGFSADETLKIVQKLYEQKVVTYPRVDTTFLPNDVYPKVPGILKNLTNYAALTAPLHGKKLKKTKKVFDDSKVTDHHAIIPTGQQMNLQYNQQQVYNIIVRRFIAVFYPDCKVSNTTVIGKAEKVNFKTTGKEILEKGWRIVFETTDSPSKESGILPTFEKGEKGPHEPSFLEKQTKPPKQYTEASLLRAMETAGKQVDDDELREIMKENGIGRPSTRANIIETLFRRKYIKRNKKQVIPTVTGIQLIGTIQNELLKSAELTGKWEKQLKDIEKGTFSAGSFIKQMKLMVDRLVYEVRSETRKANISAIHNKPVATKKKAVKKSSGITTEKCPKCKNGTLLKGKTAYGCSEFKKGCDFVIPFKFEGKTISEKQYVRLLQKGSTVNLKGFKVDNVTLEGLVRLDDSFKLKLEPKKNFVSNNMESSSKSLEYNSCPKCHKGTIVKGKTAYGCSQYKTGCDFRYSYDAVREKAQGQTLTKDLVYKILQAN, from the coding sequence ATGAAAGTCTGTATTGCCGAAAAACCATCTGTAGCAAGAGAAATTGCTTCCGTACTTGGTGCAACTACCAAACGAGATGGGTATTATGAAGGCAATGGCTATGCGGTAACCTATACTTTTGGACACCTTTGCACACTTAAAGAACCTAACGACTACAAACCACATTGGAAAAGTTGGGATTTAAATAATTTACCCATGCTACCGGAACGTTTTGAAACCAAAGTGTCCAAAGATTCTGGTATTAGAAAGCAGTTCAACATTATAAAACAGTTATTTGATAAAGCAGATGTTGTTATAAATTGTGGGGATGCTGGGCAAGAAGGAGAATTAATACAGCGTTGGGTTATAAACCAAGCAAATTACAAGGGCAAGGTTGAAAGGCTTTGGATTTCTTCGCTTACCACAGAAGCCATAAAAGAAGGTTTTAAAAATCTAAAACCTTCTGAAGATTACGATAATTTATATTATGCAGGTTTTTCTCGTGCCATTGGAGATTGGCTTTTAGGCATGAATGCTACCCGTTTATATACTGTAAAACATGGTGGTTACAAACAAATGCTGTCTGTTGGTCGCGTTCAAACACCAACATTGGCTATGTTAGTAAACCGATTTAATGAGATAGAGAATTTTAAACCGCAACCGTATTGGGAGCTACAAACACGCTATCGCGATACCCTATTTAGTTACGAAGAAGGGCGTTTTCTTAAAGTTGAAGATGGAGAGAAACTGGCGAAAATTGTAAAAGAACACGATTTTGAAATTGTTTCAATTACAAAGAAAGCAGGTAATGAATACGCACCAAAGCTATTTGACTTAACAGGTTTACAAGTGTATTGTAATACTAAGTTTGGTTTTAGCGCAGACGAAACGTTGAAGATCGTTCAGAAGTTGTACGAACAAAAGGTGGTTACCTACCCTAGAGTTGATACTACCTTTTTACCAAACGATGTTTATCCAAAAGTACCGGGCATACTTAAAAATTTAACCAACTATGCAGCATTAACAGCACCTCTACATGGTAAAAAACTAAAGAAAACCAAAAAGGTTTTTGATGATAGTAAAGTCACAGATCACCACGCAATTATACCAACTGGTCAGCAAATGAATTTGCAATACAACCAGCAACAAGTTTACAATATAATTGTACGCCGATTTATTGCCGTGTTTTACCCTGATTGTAAAGTCTCTAATACAACGGTTATTGGTAAAGCTGAAAAAGTAAATTTTAAAACCACGGGAAAAGAAATTTTAGAAAAGGGTTGGCGTATTGTTTTTGAAACTACTGATTCTCCGTCTAAAGAATCAGGCATTCTCCCCACTTTTGAAAAAGGGGAAAAAGGACCCCACGAGCCCTCTTTTTTAGAAAAACAGACCAAGCCACCAAAGCAATATACAGAAGCCTCTCTCCTACGCGCTATGGAAACTGCAGGAAAACAGGTTGATGATGACGAGCTTCGCGAGATTATGAAAGAAAACGGTATTGGTCGCCCTTCTACACGAGCCAATATTATTGAAACCTTATTTCGAAGGAAATATATAAAGCGAAATAAAAAACAAGTCATACCAACGGTTACCGGTATTCAGCTAATAGGTACCATTCAAAATGAATTATTAAAATCGGCCGAGCTTACCGGTAAGTGGGAAAAGCAGCTAAAAGACATCGAAAAAGGAACGTTTAGCGCCGGAAGTTTTATTAAGCAAATGAAACTAATGGTGGATCGTTTGGTATATGAAGTTAGAAGTGAAACAAGAAAAGCCAATATATCAGCAATTCACAATAAACCTGTTGCGACAAAGAAAAAAGCAGTAAAAAAGTCTTCAGGAATAACAACGGAAAAATGCCCTAAATGTAAGAACGGTACACTGCTTAAAGGGAAAACAGCTTATGGTTGTTCCGAGTTTAAAAAAGGCTGTGATTTTGTTATTCCTTTTAAGTTCGAAGGTAAAACCATCTCAGAAAAACAGTATGTTAGATTACTTCAAAAAGGATCAACAGTAAATTTAAAAGGCTTTAAGGTTGATAATGTCACGCTTGAAGGTCTTGTTAGATTAGATGATAGTTTTAAGTTAAAATTGGAGCCTAAAAAGAACTTTGTCTCCAATAATATGGAGTCGTCTTCTAAATCTTTGGAATATAATAGCTGCCCAAAATGCCACAAAGGTACTATTGTAAAAGGGAAAACAGCCTATGGCTGCAGCCAGTATAAAACAGGCTGCGATTTTAGGTATAGTTATGATGCCGTTCGTGAAAAAGCCCAAGGGCAAACACTTACCAAAGATTTGGTTTATAAAATACTTCAAGCAAACTGA
- a CDS encoding cation:proton antiporter, giving the protein MVELAGIVILGILAQWFAWRLKLPAILPLILIGLLVGPIASLYMEDGQKLIQPIWNGEKGLFPGESLYYFVSLAISIILFEGGLTLKRSEIRNIGPVITKLITLGSLVTFLCAGIATHYIFELSWQISFLFAALIIVTGPTVITPILRNIPLKKDVSAVLKWEGILIDPIGALAAVLVFEFISVGEGKAYTITALIEFGKILLFGFTFGFTFAHALTFVIKKNFIPHYLLNVVSLSTVLLVFVMSDSFAHESGLLAVVVMGMVMGNTDLPNIKELLYFKESLSIILISILFILLAANINISDLELILNWKTAGLFAIIVFIIRPLGVFLSSINSNLKFNEKLFIGWVGPRGIVAAGIASLFGSKLLAKGEAGAEFITPLVFMIVLGTVLLNATTARMFAKAIGVFLTKSEGILIIGASKASRLIADYLNKNNRHVVLIDNNQTNIIKAKKLGLEAFTANIYADSLTDNIELNDVGYLMALTGNSDINKYAVNNFGKEFGANGSFRLVNADEMNNPENNPKEGLFSHTDDFIKLTETARKYPAVHEIELKDKEHYEALIEITKADENVVPIFLKTPKGDLQIISSFSTDFEDITDKYRLVYLGKIFDVDETKDEVEIEQQDAE; this is encoded by the coding sequence ATGGTAGAACTTGCAGGAATTGTCATTTTAGGAATATTAGCGCAATGGTTTGCATGGCGTTTAAAGTTACCTGCAATTCTTCCGTTAATTCTTATAGGCCTGTTAGTGGGGCCAATAGCCTCGCTATATATGGAAGATGGGCAAAAACTTATTCAGCCTATTTGGAATGGTGAAAAAGGTCTTTTCCCTGGAGAATCACTTTATTATTTTGTTTCGCTAGCCATAAGTATTATTCTTTTTGAAGGCGGACTTACGTTAAAACGCTCAGAAATTAGAAATATAGGGCCGGTAATAACGAAACTGATTACGTTAGGGTCTTTGGTCACTTTTTTATGCGCTGGTATTGCTACGCATTACATTTTTGAGTTGAGCTGGCAGATTTCTTTCCTGTTTGCCGCTTTAATTATTGTGACCGGGCCTACAGTTATAACACCTATCTTAAGAAATATTCCTTTAAAGAAAGATGTTTCTGCCGTATTGAAATGGGAAGGAATATTAATTGACCCCATTGGAGCTTTGGCTGCCGTATTGGTTTTTGAATTTATAAGTGTTGGAGAGGGAAAAGCCTATACAATAACAGCTTTAATAGAGTTCGGTAAGATTCTACTTTTCGGATTTACTTTTGGTTTTACTTTTGCCCATGCATTGACATTTGTGATTAAGAAAAACTTTATTCCACATTATTTGTTGAATGTAGTCTCACTTTCAACCGTGCTTTTAGTGTTTGTAATGTCAGATTCATTTGCGCACGAATCTGGTCTTTTAGCAGTGGTTGTAATGGGTATGGTAATGGGTAATACTGACCTTCCGAATATAAAAGAATTGCTTTACTTTAAAGAATCACTCAGTATTATATTGATTTCTATCTTGTTTATTTTATTGGCAGCGAATATCAATATTTCTGACCTTGAATTGATTCTAAATTGGAAAACCGCAGGGCTGTTCGCAATTATTGTTTTTATAATAAGGCCTTTGGGGGTATTTCTCAGTTCAATAAATTCTAATCTGAAATTCAACGAAAAACTGTTTATTGGTTGGGTAGGGCCAAGAGGTATTGTTGCTGCAGGTATTGCTTCGTTATTTGGTTCAAAATTATTGGCTAAAGGCGAGGCTGGAGCAGAGTTTATTACACCTTTAGTATTTATGATTGTTTTGGGTACAGTATTGCTAAATGCTACCACGGCCCGTATGTTTGCCAAAGCTATTGGGGTGTTCTTGACTAAATCAGAGGGTATACTTATCATTGGCGCTTCAAAAGCATCTCGTCTTATTGCCGACTACCTTAATAAAAACAACCGCCACGTAGTCTTGATTGATAATAACCAAACCAACATTATCAAGGCTAAGAAACTAGGGCTAGAGGCTTTTACTGCCAATATTTATGCAGATTCACTAACGGACAATATAGAACTTAACGATGTGGGGTATCTTATGGCTTTGACAGGTAACTCGGATATTAATAAATATGCAGTCAATAATTTTGGAAAAGAATTTGGGGCAAATGGATCATTTCGGTTGGTAAATGCAGATGAGATGAACAATCCAGAAAATAACCCTAAAGAGGGGTTGTTCTCACACACTGACGACTTCATTAAATTAACAGAGACCGCACGTAAGTATCCTGCAGTACATGAGATAGAGTTAAAGGATAAAGAGCACTATGAGGCATTAATAGAAATTACAAAGGCCGATGAGAATGTTGTTCCTATTTTTTTAAAGACACCCAAAGGGGATCTACAGATTATATCAAGCTTTAGTACAGACTTTGAGGATATTACAGATAAATACCGATTAGTTTATTTAGGAAAAATCTTTGATGTTGATGAAACCAAAGATGAAGTTGAAATAGAGCAACAGGACGCGGAATAA